In uncultured Cohaesibacter sp., a genomic segment contains:
- a CDS encoding glutathione S-transferase family protein, producing the protein MLIDGKWTKDWQPVQKSDKDGRFVRQTSSFRNWITPDGAPGPTGEGGFEAEAGRYRLYVALICPWASRTLIARKLKGLEEIIPVTVVNPTMGDQGWSFGGYPGADEDPLFGSAYIHELYSRADPHFSGRATVPVLWDMKRNVMVNNESADIVRMFDKAFEHMVPSDIRLYPEDLQEAIDALNPEIYDKLNNGVYKAGFATTQKAYDEAVDGVFEMLDRLEQRLEGDFIFGDRFTETDIRTFVTLIRFDAAYHGLFKTNRKQIKDYPRLSAYLERVLRLPGVVDTVNMDHITRGYYSIKALNPNGIRPTGPAHLEALLNPVE; encoded by the coding sequence ATGTTGATCGATGGAAAATGGACCAAAGACTGGCAGCCGGTTCAGAAATCGGACAAGGATGGACGCTTCGTGCGCCAGACATCGAGCTTCCGCAACTGGATCACGCCAGATGGTGCGCCCGGACCCACCGGGGAAGGGGGCTTTGAAGCCGAAGCCGGACGCTACCGCCTCTATGTCGCGCTCATCTGCCCCTGGGCATCCCGCACCCTGATTGCGCGCAAGCTGAAGGGGCTGGAGGAGATCATCCCGGTAACCGTTGTCAATCCCACCATGGGTGATCAGGGCTGGTCCTTCGGTGGCTATCCCGGTGCGGATGAAGATCCTTTGTTCGGCTCCGCCTATATTCACGAGCTTTATAGCCGCGCTGATCCGCATTTTAGCGGGCGGGCTACCGTGCCGGTCCTGTGGGACATGAAGCGCAATGTGATGGTCAATAATGAAAGCGCCGATATCGTGCGCATGTTCGATAAGGCATTCGAACATATGGTGCCCTCCGACATCCGCCTTTATCCGGAAGATCTGCAAGAGGCAATCGATGCTCTCAATCCCGAGATCTACGACAAGCTCAATAACGGCGTCTACAAGGCAGGCTTTGCGACGACACAGAAGGCCTATGACGAAGCCGTCGATGGCGTGTTCGAAATGCTCGATCGTCTGGAGCAGCGCCTTGAGGGGGATTTCATCTTCGGAGACCGCTTCACCGAAACTGATATTCGCACCTTCGTGACCCTGATCCGCTTTGATGCGGCCTATCACGGCCTGTTCAAGACCAACAGAAAGCAGATCAAGGACTATCCGCGCCTGTCTGCCTATCTGGAACGGGTTTTGCGTCTGCCCGGTGTCGTGGACACGGTCAATATGGATCATATCACCCGCGGTTACTATTCTATCAAGGCGCTCAACCCCAATGGTATCCGCCCAACCGGCCCGGCCCATCTGGAAGCGCTTCTGAACCCGGTTGAATAA
- a CDS encoding TetR family transcriptional regulator C-terminal domain-containing protein codes for MFAQFGFKGASISKIAEEAGLPKSNVVYYFSTKELLYRTVVEDIFNVWRAAADEIVEDADPKKALGSYIDTKMELARTRPYGSMVWANEIIQGAPIVQDYLETALRSWTDERVGVIHKWIAAGKIRQISPKHLLFTIWATTQHYADFKHQISTLNQGSDMNDEQWEETKQAVKELLLFGICN; via the coding sequence GTGTTCGCGCAATTCGGCTTTAAAGGCGCATCCATAAGTAAAATTGCCGAAGAGGCAGGATTACCCAAGTCCAACGTCGTTTATTACTTTTCTACCAAAGAGTTACTATACCGCACCGTTGTCGAGGACATCTTCAATGTTTGGCGGGCCGCTGCCGATGAAATCGTTGAAGATGCCGACCCTAAAAAAGCGCTCGGCAGCTATATCGACACCAAGATGGAGCTGGCCAGAACGCGCCCCTATGGCTCGATGGTCTGGGCCAACGAGATCATTCAGGGCGCTCCGATCGTGCAGGATTATCTGGAAACGGCCCTGCGCTCATGGACCGACGAGCGGGTCGGCGTCATTCACAAATGGATTGCTGCGGGCAAGATTCGCCAGATCAGCCCCAAGCATCTGCTTTTCACCATCTGGGCGACGACGCAGCATTACGCAGACTTCAAGCATCAGATTTCCACCCTCAATCAGGGCAGCGACATGAATGACGAGCAATGGGAGGAAACCAAACAGGCCGTCAAGGAACTGCTCCTGTTTGGTATCTGCAACTGA
- the nifM gene encoding nitrogen fixation protein NifM: MKEDMLLAYHLMSASLAAHGCRFDELPPFAQRPIKAQCERAILMESLVLASEPAQTVVIPDKLLEEALANITARYASLEDFRADLECNGLTEDGLKQALAKELAADATLEHVAQNAPAATEEEARSWYEAHPERFTLDETREARHILITVNDDIEENRREASYARIMAIARELDASLEQFADMALRHSECPSALNGGTLGMVPRGKLYPELDEALFEMDAGGISSVLESEAGFHILYCEAIHPARMAQFEDAAQKIRAAMDKKRRSERQKAFIGELLKHHGADRRAG, translated from the coding sequence ATGAAAGAAGATATGTTGCTCGCCTATCATCTGATGAGCGCCTCCCTTGCTGCTCATGGCTGCCGGTTTGATGAATTGCCGCCCTTTGCGCAAAGGCCGATTAAAGCACAGTGTGAACGGGCGATCCTTATGGAAAGTCTGGTGCTGGCCAGCGAGCCTGCGCAGACCGTCGTCATTCCCGACAAACTGCTTGAAGAGGCTTTGGCAAATATCACGGCACGTTATGCCTCGCTTGAAGACTTCAGAGCGGATCTTGAGTGCAACGGGTTGACGGAAGACGGATTGAAACAAGCCCTCGCCAAAGAATTGGCTGCCGATGCGACATTGGAACATGTCGCCCAAAATGCGCCTGCGGCAACGGAGGAAGAGGCGCGCAGCTGGTATGAGGCCCATCCGGAGCGCTTCACTCTGGATGAGACAAGAGAAGCCCGCCATATTCTGATCACCGTCAATGATGATATCGAAGAGAACCGCCGTGAGGCTTCTTATGCTCGGATCATGGCAATTGCCCGTGAACTGGATGCGTCTCTTGAACAGTTTGCCGATATGGCCTTGCGTCATTCCGAATGCCCCAGCGCCCTGAATGGCGGAACGCTCGGTATGGTGCCGCGTGGCAAATTATATCCGGAGCTGGACGAGGCCCTGTTTGAAATGGATGCGGGCGGCATCAGTTCTGTTCTGGAAAGCGAGGCGGGGTTTCATATCCTCTATTGTGAGGCAATCCATCCGGCCAGAATGGCGCAGTTCGAAGACGCAGCCCAAAAGATACGTGCGGCGATGGACAAGAAAAGGCGCAGTGAAAGGCAGAAAGCCTTCATAGGGGAGCTGTTAAAGCACCATGGCGCTGATCGCAGGGCTGGTTGA
- the nifV gene encoding homocitrate synthase encodes MNLVRQVTIDDTTLRDGEQSAGVAFTRDEKCAIARALVAAGVPELEIGIPAMGEAEQETIRAIASQDLNARLIVWCRMCDFDLEAARDLGVDMIDLSIPMSDGQIRHKLGQDRDHVLRQIASMVPKALDAGLDVMVGGEDSSRADLDFVLKAMEVAARAGARRFRFADTVGIMEPFGTAEIFRQLRANSDLELEMHAHDDYGLATANTLAAVMGGATHVNTTVNGLGERAGNASLEEFALAVDRLYHFQTGVDQRQFSALSQMVAHASGRPVPQQKSLVGASVFTHESGIHVDGLVKNRETYQGVDPEWLGRQHELVLGKHSGTKAVLHIYGAMGIALTVLQAKDILEKVRLFAETYKRTPARSDLMDFHRQVMAHETAH; translated from the coding sequence ATGAATTTGGTAAGGCAAGTCACCATTGATGATACGACATTGCGCGACGGAGAACAGAGCGCCGGTGTTGCATTCACGCGGGATGAGAAATGCGCCATTGCCCGTGCCCTTGTGGCCGCTGGCGTGCCTGAGCTGGAAATCGGTATTCCGGCCATGGGCGAGGCGGAGCAAGAAACCATCCGCGCCATTGCCTCTCAGGATTTGAATGCGCGTCTCATCGTATGGTGCCGCATGTGCGATTTCGATCTGGAAGCCGCGCGAGATCTCGGCGTTGACATGATCGATTTGTCCATTCCCATGTCAGACGGTCAGATCCGGCATAAGCTGGGGCAGGACCGGGATCATGTGTTGCGACAGATCGCAAGCATGGTGCCCAAGGCGCTTGATGCCGGTTTGGATGTGATGGTCGGCGGCGAGGATTCCTCCCGTGCGGATCTCGACTTCGTTCTGAAGGCGATGGAGGTTGCCGCTAGAGCCGGAGCGCGCCGTTTTCGCTTTGCCGATACGGTCGGCATTATGGAACCTTTTGGAACGGCAGAAATTTTTCGCCAGTTACGGGCCAATTCCGATCTGGAACTGGAAATGCATGCCCATGATGATTACGGGCTGGCAACCGCAAACACGCTGGCTGCCGTGATGGGTGGCGCAACCCATGTCAACACCACGGTCAATGGCTTGGGCGAGCGGGCAGGCAATGCCTCGCTTGAAGAATTCGCGCTGGCGGTTGACCGGCTCTATCATTTCCAGACCGGTGTTGATCAACGCCAGTTCAGTGCCCTGTCGCAAATGGTGGCGCATGCCTCCGGGCGGCCCGTCCCCCAACAGAAGAGCCTAGTGGGGGCAAGTGTCTTCACCCATGAAAGCGGCATTCATGTCGATGGACTGGTCAAGAACAGGGAAACCTATCAGGGCGTTGATCCCGAGTGGCTGGGCAGACAGCATGAACTGGTTCTGGGCAAGCATTCCGGCACCAAGGCCGTGCTGCATATTTACGGCGCCATGGGCATCGCCCTGACCGTTTTGCAGGCAAAGGACATTCTGGAAAAAGTGCGCCTCTTCGCCGAGACCTATAAACGGACACCGGCACGCAGCGATCTGATGGATTTTCATCGTCAGGTCATGGCGCATGAAACCGCACATTGA
- a CDS encoding LysR family transcriptional regulator: MDLVDGLKAFVATAQTGSFTDAAERMGISNRLTSKYVAELEARIGARLLQRTTRKVGLTPVGEDLLARAPALLDELDDLIGSVREESKGLSGLVRISASVSFGEIYVGDMIRRFVARHPQMNVDLRLSDSYVDLARDGIDLAFRIGSPGVSSLKARKLGDMGSAIVASESYIERHGEPKKPEDLLNHICMVDANRRDPTRWIFLKDGKSIDVVIKRRFVVNSAKVARDWAVAGDAIAYCPRFIVADDLAEGRLVPLLADYQGLTTPLSAVYLDGTVLPRKVRAIIDFALEDIKTNSPF; the protein is encoded by the coding sequence ATGGATCTTGTCGATGGCCTCAAGGCATTTGTTGCCACAGCTCAAACCGGTTCATTCACCGATGCCGCCGAACGCATGGGCATATCCAACAGGTTGACCTCGAAATATGTGGCGGAACTGGAAGCCCGGATCGGCGCGCGCCTTCTGCAAAGAACAACGCGCAAGGTTGGCCTCACCCCGGTAGGGGAAGATCTGCTTGCCCGCGCGCCGGCCCTGCTTGACGAGCTTGATGACCTGATCGGTTCGGTGCGCGAGGAATCCAAGGGGCTTTCCGGTCTTGTCCGGATATCGGCGTCCGTATCCTTTGGTGAGATCTATGTGGGCGACATGATCCGGCGCTTTGTTGCCCGCCATCCGCAAATGAATGTCGATCTGCGCCTGAGTGATTCCTATGTCGATCTGGCCAGAGACGGGATCGATCTGGCCTTTCGCATTGGCTCGCCCGGCGTGTCTTCGCTCAAGGCGCGCAAGCTGGGAGATATGGGCTCGGCAATCGTCGCCTCTGAAAGCTATATCGAGCGCCATGGCGAACCGAAAAAGCCGGAAGACCTGCTCAACCATATCTGTATGGTGGATGCCAACCGGCGCGATCCCACCCGATGGATCTTTCTCAAAGACGGCAAGAGCATTGATGTGGTCATCAAGCGCCGCTTTGTGGTCAACAGCGCCAAGGTTGCCCGCGACTGGGCCGTGGCGGGAGACGCCATTGCCTATTGCCCGCGATTCATTGTTGCCGATGATCTGGCCGAAGGCCGCCTTGTGCCGCTTCTGGCTGATTATCAGGGGCTGACGACACCACTCAGTGCGGTTTATCTCGATGGAACAGTCCTGCCGCGCAAGGTCCGCGCCATCATCGATTTTGCGCTGGAAGACATCAAGACCAACAGCCCGTTCTGA
- a CDS encoding nitrogen fixation protein NifZ → MLDSLPPPRFDYGAEVRVLRNLRNDGTHPGSDTGTLLVRRGSVGVVRDVGTFLQDQVIYTVHFTEDDLIVGCRDRELVPADAPWLPNRFEYGDKVKARVLLGIAGEVVADVGDAGEIIKVIREQDIIETYGTVAYHVRFPGRTLQVPETALEALNDLANEAERRE, encoded by the coding sequence ATGCTCGACAGCTTGCCTCCGCCGCGTTTTGACTATGGCGCCGAAGTGCGCGTCTTGCGCAATCTGCGCAATGACGGAACCCATCCGGGCAGCGACACCGGAACGCTGCTGGTCCGGCGCGGCTCGGTCGGAGTGGTGCGCGACGTGGGAACCTTCCTGCAGGATCAGGTGATCTATACGGTTCATTTCACTGAAGATGATCTGATTGTCGGTTGCCGCGACAGGGAACTCGTGCCCGCTGACGCGCCATGGCTGCCCAACCGGTTTGAATATGGCGACAAGGTCAAGGCAAGGGTTCTGCTTGGCATTGCCGGAGAGGTCGTGGCCGATGTCGGCGATGCGGGTGAAATTATCAAGGTCATCCGCGAGCAGGATATCATCGAGACTTACGGCACGGTCGCCTATCATGTGCGCTTTCCCGGTCGTACCCTTCAGGTGCCAGAAACGGCGCTGGAAGCCTTGAACGATTTGGCGAATGAGGCAGAGAGGCGTGAATGA
- the fdxB gene encoding ferredoxin III, nif-specific → MTAIVGLTLDGTEWTPQFVEMLDAKKCIGCGRCYRVCARDVLELVERESLDLEEEDEDLDDDDPFGDDDDDDGFSDDTSMVMSLKNKGDCIGCEACSKICPKGCFSHTTKEAA, encoded by the coding sequence ATGACTGCAATTGTCGGACTGACACTGGATGGGACCGAGTGGACACCTCAGTTCGTGGAAATGCTTGACGCCAAAAAATGCATCGGCTGTGGCCGCTGCTATCGCGTCTGCGCCAGAGATGTGCTTGAGCTGGTCGAGCGGGAAAGCCTTGATCTGGAGGAAGAAGACGAGGATCTCGATGATGATGATCCCTTTGGTGATGACGATGATGATGACGGTTTCTCCGATGATACCAGCATGGTCATGTCGCTGAAGAATAAGGGCGATTGCATCGGCTGCGAGGCCTGCTCGAAAATCTGTCCCAAAGGCTGCTTCTCCCACACGACCAAGGAAGCCGCCTGA
- a CDS encoding NADPH-dependent F420 reductase, producing MGPYSLQTKQAAFQTRKQTASKQGVNEMNIVIVGAGNIGSGLASVLAKTSHSITVVDADNGVAAAARLKEQGVEVKAGALKPSVAAADLVILSTPFAASKAVVAEADFSGKILVDVSNPITDDFSALQLGFSSSAAEELAKLAPAAKLVKAFNTVFAQHYASGLKLNGEALQTFVASDDEAAKSVVKDLAAEIGLEPKDAGPLSNARYLEPLGYLNINFGYILGYGTKIAPKWQSE from the coding sequence ATAGGACCATATTCACTTCAGACGAAACAAGCCGCCTTCCAAACCAGAAAACAGACGGCATCGAAACAAGGAGTGAATGAAATGAATATCGTAATTGTTGGCGCAGGTAACATCGGTTCTGGTCTGGCAAGCGTATTGGCTAAAACCAGCCACAGCATCACGGTCGTTGACGCAGATAACGGTGTTGCAGCCGCAGCCCGTCTTAAAGAACAGGGCGTAGAGGTCAAGGCGGGTGCATTGAAGCCATCTGTGGCCGCTGCTGATCTGGTGATCCTGTCCACCCCGTTCGCCGCCTCCAAGGCCGTTGTTGCAGAGGCAGACTTTTCCGGCAAGATCCTGGTGGATGTCTCCAACCCGATCACCGACGACTTTTCCGCTCTTCAGCTCGGTTTCTCCAGCTCTGCTGCGGAAGAATTGGCAAAATTGGCGCCCGCAGCCAAACTGGTCAAGGCTTTCAACACGGTATTTGCCCAGCATTATGCTTCCGGCCTGAAACTGAATGGTGAAGCCCTGCAAACCTTTGTCGCTTCCGATGATGAAGCAGCAAAGTCGGTGGTAAAGGATCTGGCCGCTGAAATCGGTCTGGAACCCAAGGATGCTGGCCCGCTTTCCAATGCCCGTTATCTGGAGCCCCTTGGCTACCTGAATATCAATTTCGGCTACATCCTTGGCTATGGCACCAAGATCGCTCCGAAATGGCAGTCCGAATAA
- the ygiD gene encoding 4,5-DOPA dioxygenase extradiol, protein MSVTHSLQSLRDNLKASDRMPLVFLGHGNPMNAIEDNVYSKSWSQLGETLPQPQAILVVSAHWMTQGATLVDVSNLPKTIHDFYGFPDELFAQQYPAHGDPKLAREVVALLASHHAQEDDRWGLDHGAWTVLQRMYPEANVPVFQLSIDMTKPLKWHLEIGKTLAQLRQRGVLILGSGNVVHNLRAMRWGGKAQDFALEFDKLFADKLANRDYRGLADPKELGTLLRMAHPTVDHYLPALTIAGASDEKDDLAFMTESIDLGSVSMRSFVFHGA, encoded by the coding sequence ATGAGCGTGACCCATTCCCTGCAAAGCCTTCGCGATAACCTGAAGGCATCCGACCGCATGCCGTTGGTCTTTCTCGGCCATGGCAACCCGATGAATGCCATTGAAGACAATGTCTATTCCAAGAGCTGGAGCCAACTGGGCGAAACCCTGCCGCAGCCACAGGCCATCCTTGTAGTCTCTGCCCATTGGATGACCCAAGGGGCGACGCTGGTGGATGTCTCCAATCTTCCAAAGACCATTCATGACTTTTATGGCTTTCCCGATGAACTCTTCGCCCAACAATATCCCGCCCATGGAGATCCAAAGCTGGCACGGGAAGTGGTAGCGCTGCTGGCCAGCCATCATGCTCAGGAAGATGATCGTTGGGGCCTTGACCATGGTGCATGGACTGTCTTGCAGAGAATGTATCCTGAGGCCAATGTGCCCGTATTTCAGCTCTCCATTGATATGACCAAACCGCTCAAGTGGCATCTGGAGATTGGCAAGACCCTTGCCCAATTGCGCCAGAGGGGTGTTCTCATCCTTGGTTCCGGCAATGTGGTGCATAATCTCAGAGCCATGCGCTGGGGAGGCAAGGCACAGGATTTCGCGCTGGAGTTTGACAAACTCTTCGCCGACAAGCTTGCCAACCGCGACTATCGGGGACTTGCCGATCCCAAGGAGTTGGGTACCCTTCTCAGAATGGCGCATCCGACCGTAGACCATTATCTGCCAGCGCTGACCATCGCCGGCGCTTCCGATGAGAAAGACGATCTGGCCTTCATGACGGAGTCGATCGATCTGGGATCCGTTTCCATGCGCTCTTTCGTCTTTCACGGAGCGTGA
- a CDS encoding nitrogenase-stabilizing/protective protein NifW, with amino-acid sequence MRNDELDAELSDLASAEEFLDYFEIDYDPGVVMVNRLHILQRFHDYLEMKSRKPDAGQSWWDFYTGQLKQAYQDFVRSDALTEKVFKVFKTGQPTFVPLEEVLK; translated from the coding sequence ATGAGAAATGACGAACTGGATGCAGAATTGTCCGATCTGGCGAGCGCAGAGGAATTTCTGGACTATTTCGAGATTGATTATGATCCCGGCGTGGTAATGGTCAATCGCTTGCATATTCTGCAACGCTTTCACGACTATCTGGAAATGAAGAGCCGCAAGCCCGATGCCGGTCAATCCTGGTGGGATTTCTACACCGGGCAGCTCAAGCAAGCCTATCAGGATTTCGTCCGTTCCGATGCCCTGACCGAAAAGGTCTTCAAGGTCTTCAAGACCGGCCAGCCGACTTTCGTTCCCCTCGAAGAGGTGCTGAAATAG
- a CDS encoding thiamine pyrophosphate-binding protein yields MKTSIGNYLFTRLKQMGIGHVFGVPGDFTLQMLDQIEDVEGLAFVGNCNELNAAYAADGYARLNRIGAMITTYGVGDLSALCGVAGACAENVPLVFISGAPPLYAMEGHLRIHHSLAEGDFDNVMNSVREFTVAQTRLTPANAAFEIDRILRICWIERQPVFIQIPSNISYLMIDAPDHPLDLSTPQSDGESLKAAIALARQHLERAKRPAALIDMDVDRTGYRDALVGLIEKYKIPYASFRSGKAILSEQSGLFAGMYHGAASQPEIRDIIEKSDCLFVTAPSFVEASTLQFIDQMPAEMIISIRGHSATIGGEVFEGVMAEELINGLRDSLAEKPAPLQPVGAAASLAPAIEPEQALTQKRLWPILAEFFAKGDVILAENGTSNIALTDIRLPEGVSYISQMVWGSIGYSLPALLGTMMAAPDRRHILFIGDGSFQLTAQELSTILNKGLKPIIFLINNRGYTIERYIQGMHAAYNDVANWDYTGLPKIVAPNVETFTASVKSEGELADSLKQCEGRDCASFIEIHLDPFDAPEPLKVFGPKTAELDYGPRRGKRR; encoded by the coding sequence ATGAAGACGAGCATCGGCAATTATCTTTTCACGCGCCTGAAGCAAATGGGGATCGGACATGTGTTCGGCGTCCCGGGGGATTTTACGCTTCAGATGCTGGACCAAATCGAGGATGTCGAGGGGCTCGCCTTTGTGGGCAATTGCAATGAGCTCAATGCAGCCTATGCCGCCGATGGTTATGCGCGGCTCAACCGGATCGGGGCGATGATTACCACCTATGGGGTGGGGGACCTTTCAGCCCTGTGTGGCGTGGCGGGAGCCTGCGCGGAAAATGTGCCGCTTGTGTTCATCTCGGGTGCGCCGCCGCTCTATGCCATGGAAGGCCATTTGCGCATTCATCATTCGCTCGCTGAAGGCGACTTCGACAATGTCATGAACAGCGTGCGCGAATTTACCGTTGCCCAGACCCGACTGACCCCGGCCAATGCCGCTTTCGAGATCGACCGTATCCTGCGCATCTGCTGGATAGAGCGGCAACCGGTCTTCATCCAGATCCCATCCAACATTTCCTATCTGATGATTGATGCCCCAGACCATCCGCTGGACCTTTCCACGCCGCAAAGCGATGGAGAAAGCCTGAAGGCGGCCATAGCGCTTGCCAGACAGCATCTGGAAAGAGCCAAGCGTCCAGCCGCATTGATCGACATGGATGTCGACCGCACCGGCTATAGGGACGCGCTGGTCGGACTGATCGAGAAATACAAGATCCCTTATGCATCCTTCCGCTCGGGCAAGGCCATTCTCAGCGAACAATCCGGGCTGTTCGCCGGAATGTATCATGGCGCGGCCTCTCAGCCGGAAATCCGCGATATCATCGAAAAATCCGATTGCCTTTTCGTAACCGCACCCAGCTTTGTCGAGGCCAGCACCCTTCAATTCATCGACCAGATGCCTGCCGAAATGATCATTTCCATCCGTGGCCATAGTGCGACCATCGGTGGCGAGGTGTTTGAAGGGGTGATGGCTGAAGAATTGATCAATGGCTTAAGGGATAGCCTCGCTGAAAAACCGGCGCCTCTTCAGCCTGTCGGGGCAGCCGCTTCGCTTGCGCCCGCCATCGAGCCGGAGCAGGCCCTGACGCAGAAACGGCTTTGGCCCATTCTGGCAGAGTTCTTTGCTAAGGGCGATGTGATCCTTGCTGAGAATGGCACCTCCAACATCGCGCTGACCGATATCAGGCTGCCCGAAGGCGTCAGCTATATCTCGCAAATGGTTTGGGGCTCTATCGGCTATTCCTTGCCCGCCTTGCTGGGCACGATGATGGCCGCACCGGATCGGCGTCATATCCTGTTCATCGGTGACGGTTCATTCCAGCTCACCGCGCAGGAACTCTCCACGATACTGAACAAGGGCCTCAAGCCGATCATCTTCCTCATCAACAATCGCGGCTATACCATCGAGCGCTATATCCAGGGCATGCATGCCGCCTATAACGATGTTGCCAACTGGGACTACACCGGATTGCCCAAGATTGTTGCACCAAATGTGGAAACATTCACCGCTTCTGTGAAGAGCGAGGGGGAACTGGCCGATAGTCTCAAGCAATGTGAGGGCCGGGACTGCGCCTCATTCATCGAGATCCATCTTGATCCCTTCGATGCGCCCGAACCGCTCAAGGTCTTTGGTCCCAAAACCGCAGAGCTGGATTATGGCCCCAGACGCGGCAAACGCAGATAG
- a CDS encoding iron-sulfur cluster assembly accessory protein: MLTLTDKAQDMLQGLIAKSEKPLTGLRIAADMAGCAGVKYRLALVAEPQADDHIVDCGAIKLYVVPENAEILIGTTIDFTETEKGSGFTFDNPNTAGMCACGKSFAA, encoded by the coding sequence ATGCTGACATTGACCGACAAAGCGCAAGATATGCTGCAAGGCCTGATCGCCAAATCGGAAAAGCCTCTGACGGGGCTGCGCATCGCCGCCGACATGGCTGGCTGCGCCGGGGTCAAATATCGTCTGGCGCTGGTGGCCGAACCTCAAGCCGATGATCACATAGTCGATTGCGGCGCCATCAAGCTCTATGTCGTGCCCGAGAATGCCGAAATCCTCATTGGCACGACCATCGATTTCACCGAAACGGAAAAAGGCTCCGGCTTTACATTCGACAATCCCAATACCGCTGGCATGTGCGCCTGCGGCAAGAGTTTTGCCGCCTGA